From the Pseudomonas sp. SORT22 genome, one window contains:
- the lldD gene encoding FMN-dependent L-lactate dehydrogenase LldD, with product MIISAATDYRAAAQRKLPPFLFHYADGGAYAEHTLRHNVEDLAGIALRQRVLKNMSELSLETQLFNETLSMPVALAPVGLTGMYARRGEVQAARAAAAKGIPFTLSTVSVCPIEEVAPAIDRPMWFQLYVLKDRGFMRNALERAKAAGVTTLVFTVDMPVPGARYRDAHSGMSGPNAPLRRVWQAMTHPQWAVDVGLLGKPHDLGNISAYRGSPTGLADYIGWLGANFDPSISWKDLEWIREFWEGPMVIKGILDPQDAKDAVKFGADGIVVSNHGGRQLDGVLSSARALPAIADAVKGDLKILADSGIRSGLDVVRMIALGADTVLIGRAFLYALATAGEAGVKNLLELFEKEMRVAMVLTGAKSISEITRDSLVRELGA from the coding sequence ATGATCATTTCTGCCGCTACCGATTACCGCGCAGCAGCCCAACGCAAGCTGCCGCCATTCCTGTTCCACTACGCCGACGGCGGTGCCTACGCCGAGCACACGCTGCGCCACAACGTCGAAGACCTGGCCGGCATCGCCCTGCGCCAGCGCGTATTGAAGAACATGTCCGAGCTGAGCCTCGAGACCCAGCTGTTCAACGAAACCCTGAGCATGCCGGTGGCCCTGGCGCCGGTCGGCCTGACCGGCATGTACGCACGCCGCGGCGAAGTCCAGGCGGCGCGGGCGGCAGCGGCCAAAGGCATTCCGTTCACCCTGTCGACGGTGTCGGTGTGCCCGATCGAAGAAGTGGCGCCGGCCATTGACCGGCCGATGTGGTTCCAGCTCTATGTGCTCAAGGATCGCGGCTTCATGCGCAACGCCCTGGAGCGCGCCAAGGCCGCTGGCGTTACCACCCTGGTGTTCACCGTGGACATGCCGGTGCCCGGCGCCCGCTACCGCGATGCGCACTCCGGCATGAGCGGCCCGAACGCGCCGCTGCGCCGCGTCTGGCAGGCCATGACCCACCCGCAGTGGGCCGTGGATGTCGGCCTGCTGGGCAAACCCCATGACTTGGGCAACATCTCCGCCTACCGCGGCAGCCCCACGGGGCTGGCCGATTACATCGGCTGGCTGGGCGCCAATTTCGACCCGTCGATTTCCTGGAAAGACCTTGAGTGGATCCGCGAATTCTGGGAAGGCCCGATGGTGATCAAGGGCATCCTCGACCCGCAAGATGCCAAGGACGCCGTGAAGTTCGGCGCCGACGGCATCGTCGTCTCCAACCACGGCGGCCGCCAGCTCGATGGCGTGCTGTCGAGTGCCCGCGCCCTGCCGGCGATTGCCGACGCGGTCAAAGGCGATCTGAAGATTCTCGCCGACTCCGGCATCCGCAGCGGCCTGGACGTGGTGCGCATGATCGCCCTGGGCGCCGACACCGTGTTGATCGGCCGTGCATTCCTCTACGCCCTGGCCACCGCCGGTGAAGCCGGGGTGAAGAACCTGCTGGAGCTGTTCGAAAAAGAAATGCGCGTGGCCATGGTGCTGACAGGCGCCAAATCGATCAGCGAAATCACCCGCGACTCGCTGGTCCGCGAACTGGGTGCCTGA
- a CDS encoding lactate permease LctP family transporter, translating to MQTWQQLYSPLGSLGLSALAAVIPIVFFFLALAVFRLKGHVAGSITLGLSILVAIFAFQMPADMALAAAGYGFAYGLWPIAWIIVAAVFLYKLTVKSGQFEVIRSSVLSITDDQRLQVLLIGFCFGAFLEGAAGFGAPVAITAALLVGLGFNPLYAAGLCLIANTAPVAFGALGIPIIVAGQVTGIDAFKIGAMTGRQLPLLSLFVPFWLVFMMDGLRGVKETWPAALVAGLSFAVTQYFTSNFIGPELPDITSALASLISLTLFLKVWQPKRSFAAAPGSVGAAVVQSGGSQPSPYSFGEIFKAWSPFLILTVLVTIWTLKPFKAAFAAGGSMYSWVFNFAIPHLDQLVIKTAPIVATPTAIPAVFKLDPISATGTAIFFSALISMLVLKINFKTGLTTLKETFFELRWPILSIGMVLAFAFVTNYSGMSSTMALVLAGTGAAFPFFSPFLGWLGVFLTGSDTSSNALFSSLQATTAHQIGVNDTLLVAANTSGGVTGKMISPQSIAVACAATGLVGKESDLFRFTLKHSLFFATIVGLITLIQAYWLTGMLVH from the coding sequence ATGCAAACCTGGCAACAGCTTTACAGTCCGCTTGGTAGTCTTGGCCTGTCCGCGCTCGCGGCAGTCATCCCGATCGTGTTCTTTTTCCTCGCGCTGGCGGTGTTCCGCCTCAAGGGTCACGTGGCTGGCAGCATCACGCTGGGCCTGTCGATCCTGGTGGCGATCTTTGCTTTCCAGATGCCTGCCGACATGGCCCTTGCCGCCGCCGGATACGGCTTTGCCTATGGCCTGTGGCCGATTGCCTGGATCATTGTCGCCGCAGTGTTCCTGTACAAGCTGACGGTCAAGAGCGGCCAGTTCGAAGTGATCCGCAGCTCGGTGCTGTCGATTACCGACGACCAGCGCCTGCAGGTGCTGTTGATCGGTTTCTGCTTCGGCGCCTTCCTTGAAGGTGCGGCAGGCTTCGGCGCCCCGGTGGCGATCACCGCCGCCCTGCTCGTGGGCCTGGGCTTCAACCCGCTGTACGCCGCCGGCCTGTGCCTGATCGCCAACACCGCGCCTGTGGCCTTCGGCGCCCTGGGCATCCCGATCATCGTGGCCGGCCAGGTCACCGGTATCGATGCGTTCAAGATCGGCGCCATGACCGGCCGCCAGCTGCCCTTGCTGTCGCTATTCGTACCGTTCTGGCTGGTGTTCATGATGGACGGCCTGCGCGGCGTCAAAGAGACCTGGCCAGCCGCCCTGGTGGCCGGCCTGAGCTTTGCCGTGACCCAGTACTTCACCTCGAACTTCATTGGCCCGGAACTGCCGGACATCACCTCGGCCCTGGCCAGCCTGATTTCCCTGACCCTGTTCCTCAAGGTCTGGCAGCCCAAGCGTTCGTTCGCCGCCGCCCCCGGTAGTGTTGGCGCCGCTGTGGTACAGAGCGGTGGCAGCCAGCCTTCGCCGTACAGCTTCGGCGAGATCTTCAAAGCCTGGTCGCCGTTCCTGATCCTCACCGTGCTGGTCACCATCTGGACCCTCAAGCCGTTCAAGGCCGCTTTCGCCGCCGGTGGCTCGATGTACAGCTGGGTATTCAACTTCGCCATCCCGCACCTTGACCAACTGGTGATCAAGACCGCACCGATCGTCGCCACCCCGACGGCGATCCCGGCGGTGTTCAAGCTCGACCCGATTTCTGCCACCGGTACCGCGATTTTCTTCTCGGCGCTGATCTCGATGCTGGTGCTGAAGATCAATTTCAAAACTGGTCTGACCACTTTGAAAGAGACCTTCTTCGAACTGCGCTGGCCGATCCTGTCGATCGGCATGGTCCTGGCCTTTGCCTTCGTCACCAACTACTCGGGCATGTCGTCGACCATGGCCCTGGTACTGGCCGGCACTGGCGCGGCGTTCCCGTTCTTCTCGCCGTTCCTCGGCTGGCTGGGCGTGTTCCTGACCGGTTCCGATACTTCGTCGAACGCCCTGTTCAGCTCGCTGCAGGCCACCACCGCGCACCAGATCGGGGTCAACGACACCCTGCTGGTGGCCGCCAACACCAGCGGCGGCGTGACTGGCAAAATGATTTCGCCGCAGTCGATCGCCGTGGCCTGCGCCGCTACCGGCCTGGTCGGCAAAGAGTCGGACCTGTTCCGCTTCACCCTCAAGCACAGCTTGTTCTTCGCCACTATCGTTGGCCTGATCACCTTGATCCAGGCTTATTGGCTGACCGGCATGCTGGTTCACTAA